A genomic window from Paucibacter sp. KCTC 42545 includes:
- a CDS encoding MHFG family PEP-CTERM protein: MSLLATLALAASGAASGAVLPHCSWDKPGVNPFMGDVVAAVDRYTDIPAPTRAKLKERMKKRDYDELVSIQRDGIKGNAQYGSEIRDMHFGANNVCKTVSRAKWSAKLEERGLVYCEDGQCILVPTVCRNVSRIDRMPARAAAPGGANSATGDSQAPLELEPTSAGPLAAPGSFAAGAGGGSDVAPLVPGSTFTSAGPSTPPLAFGPGGGANPIAPPGVPSLPPAPPPVVPEPGTWALLLAGLAALGFIARRRQH; the protein is encoded by the coding sequence ATGTCTTTGCTTGCTACTCTTGCACTTGCGGCCTCCGGCGCGGCGTCTGGCGCCGTGCTGCCGCATTGCTCCTGGGACAAGCCGGGCGTGAACCCCTTCATGGGTGATGTGGTGGCCGCAGTCGACCGCTACACCGATATTCCTGCGCCGACCCGAGCCAAGTTGAAAGAGCGCATGAAGAAGCGCGACTACGACGAGTTGGTCAGCATTCAGCGCGACGGCATCAAGGGCAATGCCCAGTACGGCAGCGAAATTCGCGACATGCACTTCGGTGCCAACAATGTTTGCAAGACGGTCAGCCGTGCCAAGTGGTCGGCCAAGCTTGAAGAGCGCGGCCTGGTTTACTGCGAAGACGGCCAGTGCATCTTGGTGCCAACCGTGTGCCGCAACGTCAGCCGCATTGATCGCATGCCCGCGCGGGCCGCTGCGCCCGGTGGCGCCAACTCGGCGACCGGTGACTCGCAAGCACCGCTGGAACTGGAACCAACATCGGCCGGTCCTTTGGCAGCGCCGGGCTCCTTCGCAGCCGGTGCGGGTGGCGGCTCGGATGTCGCGCCTCTGGTGCCAGGGTCGACCTTTACCTCTGCGGGACCGTCGACGCCGCCGCTGGCCTTCGGCCCGGGTGGTGGTGCGAATCCGATCGCGCCTCCCGGCGTGCCTTCCTTGCCGCCAGCACCGCCGCCGGTCGTGCCTGAGCCCGGCACTTGGGCTCTGCTCTTGGCGGGCTTGGCCGCACTGGGCTTCATCGCCCGCCGCCGCCAGCACTGA
- a CDS encoding response regulator, with translation MQQDSAAQVLYVEDDRINIVLMEEVFRRLPGWELICAETGAEAMALLHEGLRPDLLLIDMNLPDTNGMDLFARLQADPRLAGLRCAALSADDDRRQVDAALAAGFSDYWIKPIAVPRFAAQLQASLALQTA, from the coding sequence ATGCAGCAGGATTCAGCCGCCCAAGTGCTCTACGTCGAAGACGACCGCATCAACATCGTCTTGATGGAAGAAGTGTTTCGACGCCTGCCAGGCTGGGAATTGATCTGCGCCGAGACCGGCGCCGAGGCCATGGCCTTGCTGCATGAGGGCTTGCGCCCGGACTTGCTGCTGATCGATATGAACCTGCCCGACACCAATGGCATGGACTTGTTTGCCCGCTTGCAGGCTGATCCGCGCTTGGCGGGCTTGCGCTGCGCCGCGCTGTCGGCCGACGACGACCGGCGCCAAGTCGACGCCGCGCTGGCGGCCGGCTTTAGCGATTACTGGATCAAGCCGATTGCCGTGCCGCGCTTCGCTGCACAACTGCAAGCCAGCTTGGCTTTACAGACAGCGTAG
- the uvrA gene encoding excinuclease ABC subunit UvrA: MSDIETRPASPLADVPMIRVRGARTHNLKNIDVDLPRNKLVVITGLSGSGKSSLAFDTLYAEGQRRYVESLSAYARQFLQLMDKPDVDVIEGLSPAISIEQKATSHNPRSTVGTVTEIHDYLRLLYARAGTPFCPDHHLPLEAQSIAQMVDAVLAMPEGAKLMLLAPVVRDRKGEFIDLFEQLQAQGYVRFRVDGVTVDAPDFPALKKAEKHDIDVVVDRVKIRTAGPEGDASAHDLRQRLAESFEAALRLAEGRALVLNMDTGVEQIFSSKFACPICSYSLSELEPRLFSFNSPVGACPSCEGLGQMTLFDPERVVAFPSLSLGSGAVKGWDRRNAYTFSMLEAVAAHYQFDIELPFEQLPEQARHALLHGSGSEEIAFVYQAESSGATRKRAVKRSHPFEGILPNLQRRFKETDSSAVREDLARYMAAKPCPHCEGSRLRREARNVVLQAVDAPEGSKGRPIYEVEHSTLRDCLHYFEGLKLKGSKAEIGDKVVREITSRLRFLNDVGLNYLSLDRSADTLSGGEAQRIRLASQIGSGLTGVMYVLDEPSIGLHQRDNDRLIATLRRLRDLGNTVIVVEHDEDAIRAADYVLDLGPGAGVHGGHIIAQGTPDEVANNPASLTGRYLSGTACIEVPKERHKLADMKEPHSLKIVNARGNNLKGVTVEIPVGLLTCVTGVSGSGKSTLVNDTLYTAVAKKLYQSHADPAPHDEIEGLDAFDKVINVDQSPIGRTPRSNPATYTGLFTPIRELFAEMNTARERGYGPGRFSFNVAGGRCEACQGDGVLKVEMHFLPDVYVPCDTCHGARYNRETLEVLYKGKNITQVLGMTIEDAHQFFNAVPTLARKLQTLLDVGLGYVKLGQSATTLSGGEAQRVKLALELSKRDTGRTLYILDEPTTGLHFADIALLLKVLHQLRDAGNTIVVIEHNLDVIKTADWLIDMGPEGGSGGGQLLLAGTPEQLAACEASHTGRYLKQLLR; encoded by the coding sequence ATGTCCGACATCGAAACCCGCCCGGCCTCTCCTCTTGCGGATGTGCCGATGATCCGCGTGCGGGGTGCGCGAACCCACAATCTGAAGAACATTGATGTTGACCTGCCGCGCAACAAGCTGGTCGTCATCACCGGGCTGAGCGGCTCGGGCAAGTCCAGTCTTGCTTTTGACACCTTGTATGCCGAGGGCCAGCGCCGTTATGTCGAAAGCCTGTCGGCCTATGCCCGGCAGTTTCTGCAGCTGATGGACAAGCCCGATGTGGATGTGATTGAGGGCCTGTCCCCCGCCATCTCCATCGAACAAAAAGCCACCAGCCACAACCCGCGCTCCACCGTCGGCACGGTGACCGAGATCCACGATTACCTGCGCTTGCTCTATGCCCGCGCCGGCACACCGTTCTGCCCCGACCACCACCTGCCGCTGGAGGCCCAAAGCATTGCCCAGATGGTGGACGCCGTGCTGGCCATGCCCGAAGGCGCCAAGCTGATGTTGCTGGCACCGGTGGTGCGCGACCGCAAAGGCGAGTTCATTGACCTCTTTGAGCAGTTGCAGGCCCAGGGCTATGTGCGCTTCCGGGTTGACGGCGTGACGGTGGATGCGCCCGACTTCCCTGCGCTCAAAAAGGCCGAGAAGCATGACATCGACGTGGTGGTGGACCGGGTCAAGATTCGCACGGCCGGGCCCGAGGGCGATGCCAGCGCCCATGATCTGCGCCAACGCTTGGCCGAAAGCTTTGAGGCCGCGCTACGTCTGGCCGAAGGCCGCGCCCTGGTCCTGAATATGGACACCGGCGTGGAGCAGATCTTCTCCAGCAAATTCGCCTGCCCGATCTGCAGCTATTCGCTGTCGGAGTTGGAGCCGCGCCTGTTTTCCTTCAATTCACCGGTGGGCGCCTGCCCTTCCTGTGAAGGCCTGGGCCAGATGACGCTGTTCGACCCCGAGCGCGTGGTGGCCTTCCCCTCTCTCAGCCTGGGCAGCGGCGCGGTCAAGGGCTGGGACCGGCGCAATGCCTACACCTTCTCGATGCTGGAGGCGGTGGCCGCGCATTACCAGTTCGATATCGAACTGCCCTTCGAGCAGCTGCCCGAACAAGCCCGCCACGCCTTGCTACACGGCTCGGGCAGCGAAGAGATCGCCTTTGTCTACCAGGCCGAATCCAGCGGCGCGACCCGCAAGCGCGCGGTCAAGCGCAGCCACCCGTTTGAAGGCATCTTGCCCAATCTGCAGCGCCGCTTCAAAGAAACCGATTCCAGCGCGGTGCGCGAGGACTTGGCGCGTTATATGGCCGCCAAGCCCTGCCCGCATTGCGAAGGCTCGCGCCTGCGCCGCGAAGCCCGCAATGTGGTGCTGCAGGCGGTGGACGCACCCGAAGGCAGCAAAGGCCGGCCCATTTACGAGGTGGAGCATTCCACCTTGCGCGATTGCCTGCACTACTTCGAAGGCCTCAAGCTCAAGGGCTCCAAGGCCGAGATCGGCGACAAGGTGGTGCGCGAAATCACCTCGCGCCTGCGCTTCCTCAACGATGTGGGCCTCAACTACTTGAGCCTGGATCGCAGCGCCGACACGCTCTCGGGCGGCGAAGCCCAGCGCATCCGCCTGGCCTCGCAGATCGGCTCAGGCCTGACCGGCGTGATGTATGTGCTGGACGAACCGTCCATCGGCCTGCATCAACGCGATAACGACCGGCTGATCGCCACCCTGCGCCGCCTGCGCGACCTCGGCAACACCGTGATCGTGGTGGAGCATGACGAGGACGCCATCCGCGCCGCCGACTATGTGCTGGACCTGGGGCCAGGCGCCGGTGTGCACGGCGGCCACATCATTGCGCAGGGCACGCCCGACGAGGTGGCAAACAACCCGGCCTCGCTGACCGGCCGCTATCTGTCTGGCACGGCCTGCATCGAGGTGCCCAAGGAACGCCACAAGCTGGCCGACATGAAGGAGCCGCATTCGCTCAAGATCGTCAACGCGCGTGGCAATAATTTGAAAGGTGTGACGGTGGAGATTCCCGTCGGCCTGCTGACCTGCGTGACCGGCGTGTCCGGCTCGGGCAAGAGCACCTTGGTCAACGACACGCTCTACACCGCCGTGGCCAAGAAGCTCTACCAAAGCCATGCCGACCCGGCGCCGCATGACGAGATCGAAGGCCTGGACGCCTTCGACAAGGTCATCAATGTGGACCAGTCGCCCATCGGCCGCACGCCGCGCTCCAACCCCGCCACCTACACCGGCCTGTTCACCCCCATCCGCGAATTGTTCGCCGAGATGAATACCGCGCGCGAACGCGGTTATGGCCCCGGCCGCTTCAGCTTCAACGTGGCCGGCGGCCGCTGCGAGGCCTGCCAGGGCGACGGCGTGCTGAAGGTGGAGATGCACTTCCTGCCCGATGTCTACGTGCCTTGCGACACCTGCCACGGCGCGCGCTACAACCGCGAAACGCTGGAGGTGCTCTACAAGGGCAAGAACATCACCCAGGTGCTGGGCATGACCATTGAGGACGCCCACCAGTTCTTCAATGCCGTGCCGACGCTGGCGCGCAAGCTGCAAACCTTGCTGGACGTGGGCCTGGGCTATGTGAAGCTGGGGCAAAGCGCCACCACGCTGTCGGGCGGCGAGGCACAGCGCGTCAAGCTGGCGCTTGAGCTGAGCAAGCGCGACACCGGCCGCACGCTCTACATCCTGGACGAGCCCACCACCGGCCTGCACTTCGCCGACATCGCCCTGCTGCTCAAGGTGCTGCATCAGCTGCGCGATGCGGGCAACACCATCGTCGTCATCGAACACAACCTCGACGTCATCAAGACGGCCGATTGGTTGATCGATATGGGCCCCGAGGGCGGCTCGGGCGGGGGCCAGCTCTTGTTGGCCGGCACGCCGGAACAGCTGGCGGCCTGCGAGGCCAGCCACACCGGGCGCTATCTGAAGCAATTGCTGCGCTGA
- a CDS encoding SWIB/MDM2 domain-containing protein, whose translation MATAKKAAPAKKAAAATKAPAAKKVAVKAAAPAKKAAPAKKAAPAAKKAPAAKKAAAPAKKRTPNAAFMKALTPSAALAAIVGAAPLPRTDVTKKVWEYIKKHKLQDEVQKRIIVADAALKEIFGKAKADMFEMTKLINSHLK comes from the coding sequence ATGGCAACTGCGAAGAAGGCCGCGCCCGCAAAGAAGGCGGCAGCGGCAACCAAGGCCCCTGCGGCTAAAAAAGTGGCCGTGAAGGCTGCTGCACCGGCAAAGAAAGCAGCCCCCGCTAAGAAGGCTGCTCCCGCTGCAAAGAAGGCTCCTGCTGCGAAGAAGGCTGCTGCTCCTGCGAAGAAGCGCACCCCCAACGCTGCCTTCATGAAGGCCTTGACCCCCAGCGCCGCTTTGGCCGCCATCGTCGGCGCAGCTCCGCTGCCACGCACCGATGTGACCAAGAAGGTGTGGGAATACATCAAGAAGCACAAGCTGCAGGACGAAGTGCAAAAGCGCATCATCGTTGCCGACGCCGCCCTGAAGGAAATCTTCGGCAAGGCCAAGGCCGATATGTTCGAGATGACCAAGCTGATCAACAGCCACCTGAAGTAA
- a CDS encoding TonB-dependent receptor, whose product MQPRNRRLATSALLPLGALAAGFGLATAALAQTAPATEPVESSLPIVRGKASAERDGKTSYQAVETRIGKGKQELRDIPQSVTVVTEKLMDDRNLDTLKDALRNTSGISFMAAEGGEEDIRLRGFALQATGDIFVDGVRDPAFYDRDTFFADRVEVMRGSASMLFGRGSTGGAVNLVTKTPRLIDEHQVDLSVASHNSLRAVGDFNFKTGESSALRVAAMVNRSDNNGAGSSLDKKGAIAAYRFGIGEADEFTLTAFHLNNNNGMNYGMPWIDPSLSSPDSAVTLTPLKPTAYYGMASDYNRGTATQLTGAHTHRFSSNVELTSKLRFSDYTRDQRAGTVRFARANLQPDGKDVTLETLSAKTVISRGTQLKIQDMQTVHAQSDLNAKFKGWGLGHELQAGVDFAQEKKQVFTPRSAAQGGVNLTKPTTTLGSPDDGAWIDESARVLRTANEYTSRGVGAYVQDLVQVAPAWKILAGLRFDHLKGDYDSYAIPANAAGPVTTSSYTMKVKEWSKRLGVLFQPNERMSFHASAATSFNTSGDAYSLGATNVDTPPEQSINLELGAKIDSADGKFSSRYAIFQTTKLHERNTDPLVNLVVLSGKRHVAGFEMDFSGNLAPGWEVYGSYMWMPIARIDEGIAATASEKVGDRPSLTPRHSGTIWSSYQLTQSLRIGAGLTARSEQTPNRNPGWAAPGWVTADVMAEYAVIPKQLLLKLNVSNVADKLYADSLYTGHYVPGAGRMVSLTGSYKF is encoded by the coding sequence ATGCAACCCCGCAATCGCCGCCTAGCTACTTCCGCCTTGCTGCCCTTGGGTGCTTTGGCCGCCGGTTTTGGCCTGGCCACTGCCGCTTTGGCGCAGACCGCGCCTGCCACTGAGCCGGTCGAAAGCTCGCTGCCCATCGTGCGCGGCAAAGCCAGCGCCGAGCGTGACGGCAAAACGTCTTACCAAGCGGTGGAGACCCGCATCGGCAAGGGCAAGCAAGAGCTGCGCGACATCCCGCAATCCGTCACCGTGGTGACCGAGAAGCTGATGGATGACCGCAACCTCGACACCTTGAAAGACGCACTGCGCAACACCTCCGGCATCAGCTTCATGGCGGCCGAAGGTGGCGAAGAAGACATCCGCCTGCGCGGTTTTGCCTTGCAAGCCACCGGCGACATTTTTGTTGACGGCGTGCGCGACCCCGCTTTCTACGACCGCGACACTTTCTTTGCAGACCGCGTTGAAGTGATGCGCGGCTCGGCCTCCATGCTGTTCGGCCGTGGCTCCACGGGTGGCGCGGTCAATTTGGTGACCAAGACTCCGCGCTTGATCGATGAGCATCAAGTCGACCTGAGCGTGGCCAGCCACAACTCGCTGCGTGCGGTGGGTGACTTCAATTTCAAGACCGGCGAGAGCTCGGCCCTGCGCGTGGCCGCCATGGTCAACCGCTCCGACAACAACGGCGCCGGCTCCAGCCTGGACAAAAAGGGCGCCATCGCCGCCTACCGCTTCGGCATTGGCGAAGCGGATGAGTTCACCCTGACCGCCTTCCACCTCAATAACAACAACGGCATGAATTACGGCATGCCTTGGATCGACCCCAGCCTGAGCTCGCCGGACAGCGCGGTGACGCTGACGCCGCTCAAGCCGACCGCCTACTACGGCATGGCCAGCGACTACAACCGGGGTACCGCCACCCAGCTGACCGGCGCGCACACCCACCGCTTCAGCAGCAATGTGGAGCTGACCAGCAAGCTGCGCTTCAGCGACTACACCCGCGACCAACGTGCCGGCACCGTGCGCTTTGCCCGCGCCAATTTGCAGCCCGATGGCAAAGACGTGACGCTGGAAACGCTGAGCGCCAAGACCGTGATTTCGCGCGGCACCCAGCTGAAGATTCAAGACATGCAGACCGTGCATGCCCAGAGCGATCTGAACGCCAAGTTCAAGGGCTGGGGTCTGGGCCACGAGCTGCAAGCCGGCGTCGACTTTGCGCAGGAAAAGAAGCAGGTGTTCACGCCGCGCAGCGCGGCACAAGGCGGCGTCAACCTGACCAAGCCCACCACAACGCTGGGCTCGCCCGATGACGGCGCCTGGATTGATGAAAGCGCCCGCGTGCTGCGCACCGCCAATGAGTACACCTCGCGTGGTGTGGGTGCCTATGTGCAGGATCTGGTGCAGGTCGCACCGGCCTGGAAAATTCTGGCCGGCTTGCGTTTCGACCACCTGAAGGGCGACTACGACAGCTACGCCATTCCGGCCAATGCCGCCGGCCCGGTGACCACCTCGTCCTACACCATGAAGGTCAAGGAGTGGAGCAAGCGCCTGGGCGTGCTGTTCCAACCGAACGAGCGCATGTCTTTCCACGCCTCGGCCGCCACTTCGTTCAACACCTCGGGCGATGCCTACTCGCTGGGGGCCACGAATGTGGACACGCCGCCCGAGCAGTCCATCAACTTGGAACTGGGTGCCAAGATCGACAGCGCTGACGGCAAGTTCAGCAGCCGCTACGCGATCTTCCAGACCACCAAGCTGCATGAGCGCAATACCGATCCGCTGGTGAACTTGGTGGTGCTGTCAGGCAAGCGCCATGTGGCCGGCTTCGAGATGGACTTCAGCGGCAATCTGGCCCCGGGCTGGGAGGTCTATGGTTCCTATATGTGGATGCCGATTGCCCGCATCGACGAAGGCATTGCGGCCACCGCGTCTGAGAAGGTCGGTGATCGTCCTTCGCTGACCCCGCGTCACAGCGGCACCATCTGGAGCAGCTACCAGCTGACGCAAAGCCTGCGCATCGGCGCCGGCCTGACCGCCCGCAGCGAGCAGACGCCCAACCGCAACCCAGGCTGGGCCGCGCCGGGCTGGGTCACTGCGGACGTAATGGCCGAGTACGCCGTCATCCCCAAGCAGTTGCTGCTTAAACTCAATGTCAGCAATGTGGCCGACAAGCTGTATGCCGACTCGCTCTACACCGGTCACTACGTGCCGGGCGCGGGCCGCATGGTCAGCCTGACCGGCAGCTATAAGTTCTAA
- a CDS encoding alpha-hydroxy acid oxidase, whose amino-acid sequence MSLSALQPIPAGVANLADFEAHAQAAMNAEAWAYLNGGAADEITLRANRSAWDAIQLQPRVLRDLSGGHTRVPLLGSELAHPVLLAPIAYQRLAHADGELASAYAAAAQGAGMVLSAQASVAMEAVAQAFAAEPQSGPLWFQLYWRDDRGFMLELLQRVERAGFTALVLTVDAPVHGARDRERRAGFKLPADVRAVNLGGLKKPLDLQPGQSALFDGLMPRAATWAEVDWLRANSRLPLLLKGVTHADDALEAHKRGACGVIVSNHGGRTLDTVPASAELLPRLREGVGADFCVLVDGGIRRGTDVLKAMALGANAVLLGRPYVHALAAAGAHGVAHALRLLRDELEIAMALSGCKTLAEAGPHLLWSARK is encoded by the coding sequence ATGAGCTTGAGCGCGCTGCAGCCCATTCCGGCCGGCGTCGCCAATCTGGCGGACTTCGAAGCCCATGCGCAAGCGGCGATGAACGCCGAGGCCTGGGCCTATCTGAATGGCGGCGCGGCCGACGAGATCACCTTGCGCGCCAACCGCAGCGCTTGGGATGCCATCCAGTTGCAGCCGCGTGTGCTGCGCGATCTGAGCGGTGGCCACACTCGTGTGCCTTTGCTGGGCAGCGAGCTGGCCCATCCCGTTCTGCTGGCGCCGATTGCTTATCAGCGCCTCGCCCATGCCGATGGCGAGTTGGCCTCGGCCTATGCGGCCGCGGCGCAAGGCGCGGGCATGGTGCTGAGCGCGCAGGCCTCGGTGGCGATGGAGGCGGTGGCGCAGGCTTTCGCCGCCGAGCCGCAAAGCGGGCCCCTGTGGTTTCAGCTTTACTGGCGCGATGACCGCGGCTTCATGCTGGAACTCTTGCAGCGGGTTGAGCGAGCCGGCTTCACCGCCTTGGTGCTGACAGTGGACGCGCCGGTGCATGGTGCCCGCGACCGCGAGCGCCGTGCCGGCTTCAAGTTGCCCGCGGATGTGCGCGCCGTCAACCTGGGTGGCCTCAAAAAGCCGCTGGACTTGCAGCCCGGCCAGAGCGCCTTGTTTGACGGCCTGATGCCGCGTGCCGCCACCTGGGCCGAGGTCGACTGGCTGCGTGCCAATAGCCGCCTGCCGCTGCTGCTCAAAGGCGTGACGCATGCCGACGATGCGCTTGAGGCTCACAAGCGCGGCGCGTGTGGCGTGATCGTGTCCAACCACGGCGGCCGCACCCTGGACACCGTGCCCGCCAGCGCCGAGCTGCTGCCGCGCCTGCGTGAAGGTGTCGGCGCTGATTTCTGCGTCTTGGTCGATGGGGGCATCCGTCGCGGCACCGATGTGCTGAAGGCCATGGCCCTCGGTGCTAACGCGGTCTTGCTGGGGCGCCCATATGTTCATGCTTTGGCGGCGGCGGGCGCGCATGGCGTGGCCCATGCGCTGCGACTTTTGCGCGATGAACTCGAGATTGCAATGGCCTTGAGCGGCTGCAAAACCTTGGCCGAAGCCGGCCCACATTTGCTGTGGTCAGCACGGAAATAG
- a CDS encoding Fe2+-dependent dioxygenase: MLIRIPAVLDSDALQQAQALLAQASWEHGRKTAGVQAALVKNNEQLASGSEAARSLQVLILGALERNTTFFSAALPKRVLPPMFNRYSGAANTYGNHVDQAIRYTPGSGQRVRTDLSCTLFLAEPADYEGGELVIADTYGEQRVKLAAGDMVLYPGTSVHRVEPVTRGARLASFFWIESMVRSDEQRRLLFEMDQALMRLRAEQGECEAAVALTGTYHNLLRMWADT, from the coding sequence ATGTTGATCCGCATTCCCGCCGTTCTTGATTCCGATGCTTTGCAGCAGGCGCAGGCCTTGCTGGCCCAGGCCAGCTGGGAGCATGGGCGCAAGACGGCGGGGGTGCAGGCCGCCCTGGTCAAGAACAACGAGCAGCTCGCCTCCGGCAGTGAGGCCGCGCGCAGCTTGCAAGTCTTGATCTTGGGCGCGCTGGAGCGCAACACCACCTTCTTCTCGGCGGCCCTGCCCAAGCGGGTGCTGCCGCCCATGTTCAACCGCTACAGCGGCGCGGCGAACACCTACGGCAATCATGTCGATCAGGCGATTCGCTACACGCCGGGCAGTGGTCAGCGGGTGCGCACCGATCTGTCTTGCACCTTGTTCTTGGCCGAGCCGGCCGACTACGAGGGCGGTGAGCTGGTGATTGCCGACACCTACGGCGAGCAACGCGTCAAGCTGGCGGCGGGCGATATGGTTTTGTATCCCGGCACCAGCGTGCACCGGGTCGAGCCGGTCACGCGCGGCGCGCGCCTGGCCAGCTTCTTCTGGATCGAAAGCATGGTGCGCAGCGATGAGCAGCGCCGCTTGCTGTTCGAGATGGACCAGGCCTTGATGCGCTTGCGCGCCGAGCAGGGCGAGTGTGAGGCGGCGGTCGCCCTGACCGGCACGTATCACAACCTCTTGCGCATGTGGGCGGACACATGA
- a CDS encoding PAS domain-containing sensor histidine kinase, which yields MGVVTGAGMDRGHAPDPRLLQIAATFSELGAWRQDCGVAGVLHACGTSYQILRAPPDSLHTLADCWALMQDADRDSVIAAQARCESQGLAYALDLRLKQRATVPLWVRVQAEPVLDEQGRVTATQGVFRDISAAKLAEASLQESEMRFRALIEGVERVSVQGYDSQRRVIFWNKASERLYGFSAEEAIGQKLEDLIIPPEMRELVIAGTQQWLQSGVVSVPAEELVLRHKNGSPVPVFSSHSMQRSGSGEALLYCVDVDLSERVQAEAVRHQLELRLREAQKLEALGTMAGGIAHDFNNVLGAILANVSLASALLAEDHPARQPLRLISRGGERARSMVQKMLAFSRHAPHSLEVIPLAEQVKDNLALLQASLPPRVSLRIVEADESLRVEADASELQQVLFNLCTNAWQALPAQGGKIEVGLRACHLPEDRPELDLPAGDYAHLFVRDDGSGISEETRARIFEPFFTTKPVEQGTGLGLSVVHGIVRSHRGAVALESQLGAGSCFSVYLPSYTGAAVQAPSPGPQAHGPAALPAQIAVRPQVLYVDDDEVMRLTVEGLLRRAGYRVLLCASVDEALASLAAYGQDIAVVVSDYNMPGRDGLGLAKAMQSSHPQLPLFLSTGYVSEHLQQQVQAMGLARLIKKEHLLDELVPSITQLLAGGNAPRSW from the coding sequence ATGGGCGTTGTGACGGGTGCAGGTATGGACCGCGGCCATGCGCCTGATCCGCGCCTGCTGCAAATCGCGGCCACTTTCTCCGAGTTAGGCGCTTGGCGCCAGGACTGTGGCGTCGCGGGGGTGCTTCATGCATGCGGCACGAGCTATCAAATCCTGCGCGCGCCACCGGACAGCCTGCACACCCTTGCCGACTGCTGGGCGCTAATGCAGGACGCTGACCGCGACAGCGTCATCGCCGCCCAGGCGCGCTGCGAGTCTCAGGGCCTCGCCTATGCCCTGGACTTGCGCTTGAAACAGCGGGCTACCGTGCCATTGTGGGTTCGCGTGCAGGCCGAGCCGGTGCTGGATGAGCAAGGGCGCGTCACCGCCACCCAAGGCGTGTTCCGCGATATCAGCGCGGCCAAGCTGGCTGAGGCCTCGCTGCAAGAAAGCGAGATGCGCTTTCGCGCGCTGATTGAAGGGGTGGAGCGCGTTTCGGTGCAGGGCTATGACAGCCAGCGCCGGGTGATTTTCTGGAACAAGGCCAGTGAGCGGCTTTATGGCTTCAGCGCCGAGGAGGCGATCGGGCAAAAGCTGGAGGATCTGATCATCCCGCCCGAGATGCGCGAACTGGTGATCGCCGGCACGCAGCAATGGTTGCAGTCCGGCGTGGTGTCGGTGCCGGCCGAGGAGCTGGTTTTGCGCCACAAGAACGGTTCGCCGGTGCCGGTGTTTTCCAGCCATTCCATGCAGCGCAGCGGCAGCGGCGAGGCTTTGCTGTACTGCGTGGATGTGGATTTGAGTGAGCGGGTGCAGGCCGAGGCGGTGCGTCATCAGCTTGAACTGCGCCTGCGTGAAGCCCAGAAGCTGGAGGCCTTGGGCACCATGGCCGGCGGCATTGCGCACGACTTCAACAATGTGTTGGGCGCCATTCTGGCCAATGTCAGCCTGGCCAGCGCCTTGTTGGCCGAGGATCACCCGGCCCGCCAGCCGCTGCGCCTGATTAGCCGCGGCGGTGAGCGCGCCCGCAGCATGGTGCAGAAGATGTTGGCCTTCAGCCGCCACGCGCCGCACAGCCTGGAAGTTATTCCGCTGGCCGAGCAGGTCAAGGACAACCTGGCGCTGCTGCAAGCCAGTCTGCCGCCACGGGTGAGCCTGCGCATCGTTGAGGCGGACGAGTCCTTGCGGGTCGAGGCCGATGCCAGCGAGTTGCAGCAGGTCTTGTTCAACCTCTGCACCAATGCCTGGCAGGCGCTGCCTGCCCAGGGCGGCAAGATTGAAGTCGGCCTGCGCGCCTGCCACTTGCCCGAGGACCGTCCCGAGCTGGATTTGCCGGCCGGCGACTATGCCCATCTTTTCGTACGTGATGACGGCAGCGGCATCAGCGAGGAGACCCGCGCGCGCATCTTCGAGCCTTTTTTCACCACCAAGCCGGTGGAGCAGGGCACGGGCTTGGGCTTGTCGGTGGTGCATGGCATCGTGCGCAGCCATCGCGGCGCTGTGGCGCTGGAGAGCCAGCTCGGCGCGGGCAGCTGCTTCAGCGTCTATCTGCCCAGTTACACCGGCGCGGCGGTGCAGGCGCCATCGCCCGGCCCCCAAGCCCATGGCCCTGCGGCGTTGCCGGCTCAAATCGCTGTGCGCCCGCAGGTTTTGTACGTGGATGACGACGAGGTGATGCGCCTGACCGTCGAAGGCCTGCTGCGGCGGGCCGGCTACCGGGTGCTGTTGTGCGCCTCGGTGGACGAGGCGCTGGCCAGTCTGGCGGCATATGGCCAGGACATCGCCGTCGTGGTGAGCGACTACAACATGCCCGGGCGCGACGGCCTGGGCCTGGCCAAGGCGATGCAGAGCAGCCACCCGCAGCTGCCGCTGTTTTTGTCCACCGGCTACGTCAGCGAGCATCTGCAGCAGCAGGTGCAGGCCATGGGCCTGGCGCGGCTGATCAAGAAAGAGCATTTGCTTGATGAGCTGGTCCCCAGCATTACGCAGTTATTGGCCGGTGGCAACGCGCCGCGCAGCTGGTGA